TTTTAACAATTCCACAGTGTCCATGGCTTGTATATTCACATAGACAACAGTCAGCAATAACTAAAAGTTCATCTCCTAACTCCTCTTTAATTCCTCTTATAGTTCTCTGAACTACTCCATTTTTATCGTAGGCAGAACTTGCAATTTCATCTTTATACTTTGGAATACCAAATAATATTATTGCTGGAATTCCCAAATCTGCAATATTTTTTGCTTCTTCTATTGCCCCTTCAACACTAAATCTATACTGGTTAGGCATAGAATTTATTTCTCTCTTTTCATTCCCTTTTAAATTTTCATCAACAAAAATAGGCATAATTAAATCGTTCTTTGTTAAAGTAGTTTCTCTAACCAAATCTCTAATTTTTTGATTTTTTCTCAATCTTCTTGGTCTTATTAACATTGATATTCACCATATATTTTTAAAATACAACATTAATATATTTAAGAATTTATCTATTGAATAACATAAAAATCGGTCTAAAAAAGATTATTTTTATATATTTTTTAACCTATTAGCATATTTTTTAGAAAAATTATTTAATACATCTATAGTTTTATTTGCGGTTTTTCCAGGAGTTTTAGGATTTGAATCTAAATATCCTGAAAAATAATAATAAGAAACAATAGTAGCCATTATAATAGAAGCAAATATTATTATACCAATTTCCATAGACAGTTGCCCTTTCTTTGAAAAGAGCTTTTTAATTAACATAAAAAACACCAAAAA
This Methanocaldococcus sp. DNA region includes the following protein-coding sequences:
- a CDS encoding class III signal peptide-containing protein — protein: MLIKKLFSKKGQLSMEIGIIIFASIIMATIVSYYYFSGYLDSNPKTPGKTANKTIDVLNNFSKKYANRLKNI